Proteins encoded within one genomic window of Carassius auratus strain Wakin unplaced genomic scaffold, ASM336829v1 scaf_tig00215630, whole genome shotgun sequence:
- the zglp1 gene encoding GATA-type zinc finger protein 1 isoform X3: MSSHVCSPEDVQHQQVTHSSILLLLQEATKLTPPAGDERLRSAPSHVESEDSGSPVLSGREDPEFSGSFSVVQESERSSSAWEVMRLINQQCEQLLQSGCEDRGALDLHPSDASETVLTPRPPSEPECPAGACSSVIELTDVENIKDPQDLAELIKTHTADHIRTSEETENTSVLHRSRDQGHSDHEESVVPSTGNDCAPISPLDFTSCLVSERDSESVWLPLNASENTPCCSQSADLNNNLLESVHKELQTCLWDTGRRTQRKQPRPTRSPDPQDPEVQGVTFSMAPQLDAGQSRLVITSNYSEEIQRWRRSRSSRSRTQRSSSEEESDCCGSKMCASCCTRKTPLWRDAEDGTPLCNACGIRYKKYRVRCQQCWNIPKKEANTQSSCQRCGEVLKLK; the protein is encoded by the exons ATGAGTTCTCATGTGTGTTCTCCAGAAGATGTGCAGCACCAGCAGGTGACCCATTCCTCCATCCTCCTCCTGCTTCAGGAGGCCACCAAACTCACTCCTCCAGCGGGCGACGAGCGCTTGCGTTCTGCACCGTCACATGTAGAGAGTGAAGACAGCGGGTCACCCGTCCTCTCCGGCCGTGAAGACCCAGAGTTCAGCGGCTCTTTCTCTGTAGTGCAGGAGTCTGAGCGCAGCAGCAGTGCATGGGAGGTGATGCGTCTGATCAACCAGCAGTGTGAGCAGCTGCTGCAGTCCGGCTGTGAGGACCGAGGAGCGCTCGACCTGCACCCATCAGACGCCTCCGAGACCGTGCTGACGCCCAGACCTCCGTCTGAGCCCGAGTGTCCCGCTGGTGCTTGTTCCTCTGTCATCGAGCTCACAGATGTGGAGAATATCAAAGATCCCCAAGATCTGGCTGAGCTCATAAAGACACACACAGCGGATCACATCCGCACCAGTGAGGAGACCGAAAACACGTCTGTGCTGCACAGGTCCAGAGACCAGGGCCATTCAGATCATGAGGAATCTGTTGTCCCGTCCACAGGAAATGACTGTGCGCCCATCAGTCCTCTtgacttcacttcctgtctggTGTCTGAGCGAGACTCTGAGAGTGTGTGGCTCCCTCTGAACGCCTCTGAAAACACACCGTGTTGCTCACAATCAGCCGACCTCAACAATAATCTCCTAGAGAGTGTGCACAAGGAGCTCCAGACGTGTTTGTGGGACACTGGCAGACGGACGCAGAGGAAGCAGCCTCGTCCCACCCGCAGCCCTGACCCGCAGGACCCTGAGGTGCAGGGAGTGACCTTCAGCATGGCCCCGCAGCTGGACGCTGGTCAGAGCCGACTCGTCATCACCTCCAACTACAG TGAAGAGATCCAGCGCTGGAGGAGAAGCAGGAGCAGCCGCAGCCGAACACAGAGGAGCAGCTCCGAGGAGGAGAGCGACTGCTGCG GGAGTAAGATGTGTGCGTCGTGCTGCACGAGGAAGACTCCTCTCTGGAGAGACGCTGAGGACGGGACGCCGCTCTGTAACGCCTGTGGCATCAG GTATAAGAAGTACCGCGTGCGCTGTCAGCAGTGCTGGAACATCCCCAAGAAGGAGGCAAACACACAGTCCTCGTGTCAGAGATGCGGCGAGGTCCTGAAGCTGAAGTGA
- the zglp1 gene encoding GATA-type zinc finger protein 1 isoform X2, giving the protein MSSHVCSPEDVQHQQVTHSSILLLLQEATKLTPPAGDERLRSAPSHVESEDSGSPVLSGREDPEFSGSFSVVQESERSSSAWEVMRLINQQCEQLLQSGCEDRGALDLHPSDASETVLTPRPPSEPECPAGACSSVIELTDVENIKDPQDLAELIKTHTADHIRTSEETENTSVLHRSRDQGHSDHEESVVPSTGNDCAPISPLDFTSCLVSERDSESVWLPLNASENTPCCSQSADLNNNLLESVHKELQTCLWDTGRRTQRKQPRPTRSPDPQDPEVQGVTFSMAPQLDAGQSRLVITSNYSEEIQRWRRSRSSRSRTQRSSSEEESDCCGVSRSKMCASCCTRKTPLWRDAEDGTPLCNACGIRYKKYRVRCQQCWNIPKKEANTQSSCQRCGEVLKLK; this is encoded by the exons ATGAGTTCTCATGTGTGTTCTCCAGAAGATGTGCAGCACCAGCAGGTGACCCATTCCTCCATCCTCCTCCTGCTTCAGGAGGCCACCAAACTCACTCCTCCAGCGGGCGACGAGCGCTTGCGTTCTGCACCGTCACATGTAGAGAGTGAAGACAGCGGGTCACCCGTCCTCTCCGGCCGTGAAGACCCAGAGTTCAGCGGCTCTTTCTCTGTAGTGCAGGAGTCTGAGCGCAGCAGCAGTGCATGGGAGGTGATGCGTCTGATCAACCAGCAGTGTGAGCAGCTGCTGCAGTCCGGCTGTGAGGACCGAGGAGCGCTCGACCTGCACCCATCAGACGCCTCCGAGACCGTGCTGACGCCCAGACCTCCGTCTGAGCCCGAGTGTCCCGCTGGTGCTTGTTCCTCTGTCATCGAGCTCACAGATGTGGAGAATATCAAAGATCCCCAAGATCTGGCTGAGCTCATAAAGACACACACAGCGGATCACATCCGCACCAGTGAGGAGACCGAAAACACGTCTGTGCTGCACAGGTCCAGAGACCAGGGCCATTCAGATCATGAGGAATCTGTTGTCCCGTCCACAGGAAATGACTGTGCGCCCATCAGTCCTCTtgacttcacttcctgtctggTGTCTGAGCGAGACTCTGAGAGTGTGTGGCTCCCTCTGAACGCCTCTGAAAACACACCGTGTTGCTCACAATCAGCCGACCTCAACAATAATCTCCTAGAGAGTGTGCACAAGGAGCTCCAGACGTGTTTGTGGGACACTGGCAGACGGACGCAGAGGAAGCAGCCTCGTCCCACCCGCAGCCCTGACCCGCAGGACCCTGAGGTGCAGGGAGTGACCTTCAGCATGGCCCCGCAGCTGGACGCTGGTCAGAGCCGACTCGTCATCACCTCCAACTACAG TGAAGAGATCCAGCGCTGGAGGAGAAGCAGGAGCAGCCGCAGCCGAACACAGAGGAGCAGCTCCGAGGAGGAGAGCGACTGCTGCGGTGTGTCCC GGAGTAAGATGTGTGCGTCGTGCTGCACGAGGAAGACTCCTCTCTGGAGAGACGCTGAGGACGGGACGCCGCTCTGTAACGCCTGTGGCATCAG GTATAAGAAGTACCGCGTGCGCTGTCAGCAGTGCTGGAACATCCCCAAGAAGGAGGCAAACACACAGTCCTCGTGTCAGAGATGCGGCGAGGTCCTGAAGCTGAAGTGA
- the zglp1 gene encoding GATA-type zinc finger protein 1 isoform X1: protein MSSHVCSPEDVQHQQVTHSSILLLLQEATKLTPPAGDERLRSAPSHVESEDSGSPVLSGREDPEFSGSFSVVQESERSSSAWEVMRLINQQCEQLLQSGCEDRGALDLHPSDASETVLTPRPPSEPECPAGACSSVIELTDVENIKDPQDLAELIKTHTADHIRTSEETENTSVLHRSRDQGHSDHEESVVPSTGNDCAPISPLDFTSCLVSERDSESVWLPLNASENTPCCSQSADLNNNLLESVHKELQTCLWDTGRRTQRKQPRPTRSPDPQDPEVQGVTFSMAPQLDAGQSRLVITSNYSEEIQRWRRSRSSRSRTQRSSSEEESDCCGVSRQYCTPAPEGITHTLTHTLYTHSLTHTLLVTGARAESVKAECKRSVCAPDMNDSQGCRFDFEIKAKILHFAFMI, encoded by the exons ATGAGTTCTCATGTGTGTTCTCCAGAAGATGTGCAGCACCAGCAGGTGACCCATTCCTCCATCCTCCTCCTGCTTCAGGAGGCCACCAAACTCACTCCTCCAGCGGGCGACGAGCGCTTGCGTTCTGCACCGTCACATGTAGAGAGTGAAGACAGCGGGTCACCCGTCCTCTCCGGCCGTGAAGACCCAGAGTTCAGCGGCTCTTTCTCTGTAGTGCAGGAGTCTGAGCGCAGCAGCAGTGCATGGGAGGTGATGCGTCTGATCAACCAGCAGTGTGAGCAGCTGCTGCAGTCCGGCTGTGAGGACCGAGGAGCGCTCGACCTGCACCCATCAGACGCCTCCGAGACCGTGCTGACGCCCAGACCTCCGTCTGAGCCCGAGTGTCCCGCTGGTGCTTGTTCCTCTGTCATCGAGCTCACAGATGTGGAGAATATCAAAGATCCCCAAGATCTGGCTGAGCTCATAAAGACACACACAGCGGATCACATCCGCACCAGTGAGGAGACCGAAAACACGTCTGTGCTGCACAGGTCCAGAGACCAGGGCCATTCAGATCATGAGGAATCTGTTGTCCCGTCCACAGGAAATGACTGTGCGCCCATCAGTCCTCTtgacttcacttcctgtctggTGTCTGAGCGAGACTCTGAGAGTGTGTGGCTCCCTCTGAACGCCTCTGAAAACACACCGTGTTGCTCACAATCAGCCGACCTCAACAATAATCTCCTAGAGAGTGTGCACAAGGAGCTCCAGACGTGTTTGTGGGACACTGGCAGACGGACGCAGAGGAAGCAGCCTCGTCCCACCCGCAGCCCTGACCCGCAGGACCCTGAGGTGCAGGGAGTGACCTTCAGCATGGCCCCGCAGCTGGACGCTGGTCAGAGCCGACTCGTCATCACCTCCAACTACAG TGAAGAGATCCAGCGCTGGAGGAGAAGCAGGAGCAGCCGCAGCCGAACACAGAGGAGCAGCTCCGAGGAGGAGAGCGACTGCTGCGGTGTGTCCCGTCAGTACTGCACCCCGGCACCAGAgggcatcacacacacactcacacacacactctacacacactctctcacacacacactactcgTCACTGGTGCTCGTGCTGAAAGTGTTAAAGCTGAGTGTAAGCGCAGTGTTTGTGCTCCAGACATGAATGATTCTCAGGGATGTAGatttgattttgaaataaaagcaaaaatccTCCACTTTGCATTTATGATATAA